A stretch of the Mustela nigripes isolate SB6536 chromosome X, MUSNIG.SB6536, whole genome shotgun sequence genome encodes the following:
- the FAM133A gene encoding protein FAM133A, producing MGKRDNRVAYMNPIAMARWRGQTQSTGPTIQDYLNRPRPTWEEVKKQLENKKKGSKALAEFEEKMNENWKKELEKSREKLLSGNESSSKKKEKKKKKKKKSCQSSSSSDSSSSSDSENEEKKQGKKRKKKKNHSYKSSESSTYESELETKESVKKKKKSKDGTEKEKYIRSRSKKRKKTYPEDKPSSSESSSESDYEEEGQAKKKRRHEEREKSTEKAKKKKKKQRKKHGKKKKKKSGSSHKSG from the coding sequence ATGGGGAAGCGAGATAATCGAGTGGCCTATATGAATCCTATAGCAATGGCCAGATGGAGGGGCCAGACTCAATCTACAGGCCCAACAATACAAGATTATCTGAATCGACCAAGGCCCACCTGGGAAGAAGTgaagaaacaattagaaaataaaaagaaaggctcCAAGGCATTAGctgaatttgaagaaaaaatgaatgagaattggaaaaaagaattggaaaaaagtagagagaaatTATTGAGTGGAAATGAGagctcttctaaaaaaaaagaaaaaaagaaaaagaaaaagaagaaatcttgtcAGTCTTCATCAAGCTCTGATTCTTCAAGCAGTTCTGATTctgagaatgaggaaaaaaaacaaggaaaaaagagaaagaaaaagaagaaccatTCATATAAATCATCAGAAAGCTCTACATATGAATCTGAATTAGAGACCAAGGaatctgtgaaaaagaaaaagaagtcaaaggatggcacagagaaagaaaagtatattaGAAGTcgcagcaaaaaaagaaagaagacttatCCTGAAGATAAACCCTCATCATCAGAGTCCTCATCGGAATCAGATTATGAAGAGGAAGGGCaagcaaaaaagaagagaagacatgaagagcgagaaaaatcaacagaaaaagcaaagaagaagaagaagaaacagcgCAAGAAACAtggtaagaagaagaaaaagaagtcgGGTTCAAGTCACAAGTCAggataa